The sequence ttgtttcctatttgaaattggccagatcggactatgggatcgagagttatggccaaaatacaaattcatacaaaaaaatcgcgtaaaaaatgacacttattttttcgggcacttatcctcaaccgatttgctcgcaacaagttgcattcgacgcagaatcctgtcccattgtttcctatttgaaattggccagatcggactatgggatcgagagttatggccaaaatacacattcatacgaaaaaatcgcgtgaaaatatcactcatttttcgggcacttatcctcaaccgattgctcgcaacaagttgcattcgacgcagaatcttgtctcattgtttcctatttgaaattggccagatcgaactatgggatcgagagttatggccaaaatacaaattcatacgaaaaaatcgcgtaaaaaaagtcactcatttttcgggcacttatcctcaaccgatttgcttgcaacaagttgcattcgacgcagaatcctgtctcattgtttcctatttgaaattggccagatcgaactatgggatcgaaagttatggctaaaatacaaattcatacgaaaattcgcgtaaaaaatgtcactcatttttcgggcaattatcctcaaccaatttgctcgcaacaagttgcattcgacgcagaatcttgtctcattgtttcctattagaaattggccagatcgaactatgggatcgaaagttatggccaatatacaaattcatacgaaaaaatcgcgtaaaaaatgtcactcatttttcgggcacttatcctcacccgatttgctcgcaacaagttgcattcgacgcagaatcctgtcgcattgttacctatttgaaattggccagatcgaactctgggatcgagagttatggccaaaatacaaattcatacgaaaaatcgcgtaggaaatgtcactcatttttcgggcacttatcgtcaactaatttgctcgcaacaagttgcattcgacgcagaatcttgtctcattgtttcctatttgaaattggccagatcgaactatgggatcgagagttatggccaaaatacaaattcatacgacaaaatcacgtaaaaaatgtcactcatttttcgggcacttatcctcaaccgatttgctcgcaacaagttgcattcgacgcagaatcttgtctcattgtttcctatttgaaattggccagatcgaactatgggatcgagagttatggccaaaatacaaattcatacgaaaaaatcgcgtaaaaaaatgtcactcattttttgggcacttatcctcaaccgatttgctcgcaacaagttgcattcgacgtagaatcctgtcccgttgtttcctattaaaaattggccatatcggactatgggatcgaaaattataccattttttatggaaaaatctctaaaaaaaatgtcacttatttttcaggcactcttcctcaaccgatttgctcgcattaaatttcattcgatgcagaatgtttcatattttcttattgaaaattgtccagatcggactatggacttaGATGttctggtcaaattactatttattgtgaaaaagagttcaaaaagtctagctcacttttttagcaattagacttcatctattccccaagcaacacaagttcaacaaatctggttgcagtaaccatatagtgactgtatccggtcatatataagttactgtgattgatgtgcaatatgtgtgcttctcaggtcgctcgcaacagattgcattcgtcgcagaatcttgtcccattgtttcctatagaaacttggacggatcgtacaattgggtcaaaagttatggcgaaaatactaattttaaaactacaaaattaaatgccattttttgctcttatgctaatccgatttgtttgcaacaaattgcgtttggggagaattttttttatgcatataaacaaatatgaaaaataagaccaatccacatattggtgttattttagattatttaaaaccttttgaacgaacgagaaaggcaccatcaccgctaggtggattaatctgggttttttacaatgtactttgtgtatgttacctatatggattcgcattatgcgtttttcacagtgtactctgtgtctagtccttgacgttcggcttcggctactcttgtttaatctcaacgtgaggttaaataagagtggggttatggatatgtgttttacttagttttcaacaaattgtcacctatatggattcgcattatgcgtttttcacagtgtactctgtttctcgtccttgacgttcggcttcggttactcttgttcaatctcaacgtgaggttcaataagaatggggttatgaatatgtgttttacttagttttcaacaatttgccacctatatggattcgcattatgcgattttaacaatgtactttgtgattgtcacctatatggattcgcattatgcgtttttcacagtgcactctgtgtttcgtctttgacgttcgtccattgttacgtttttgtgacacctctctttagtccctagctgaatgcgtgtgagtctacataattggctttcctataaatggttccattctcctttccaacttcacttcctcttccttttcccttttcacttccttttccgtcaggtaaatgatgagaaaggccagtgaagccgatggcacaaatctcccaaattgaggggaacgtgcctcctgagccgacgttctgatacctgatacccaCTCCAGGGTGAATTCCGTTgtaagcggcacaaatgctggggtattgccttatcgccaatggtaaacGGGAACACGAGCTAAGTAACATTtctttcatgatttaatttgagtactgcaatcaaaagctttcatgttgttctgttgattgcgctattcaaattaatgcaTGAAatactgcttcttctgttactataattctattggtcgcaaagcagttatttgcctttgaaaaaattaaatcagaattgcgtacatatttaatgtaaaatcaattcaataaaaattccgcggaaaaaaatgaaatttcgtttcgtttcgaaaattttcgaattaaatagacattgatttcgtttcgtttcgaagtttcgaaagtaaatatatttcgtttcgtttcatttcgaATCAACagtcattttaaatttcgtttcgtttcgtttcgttagaaaAAAGTGTCTTATTGCATACCCTTACAAATGGCTTCGGCACGCTGGAGCAGAAATGTGCAAAAAAAGACGATAAAAAACGAGAGGAATCGTACCTGATTTGATTGTCGATGCAAGTGacattaaattaaatatttctgttccaaAATCAAGTTTTTTGGTGCTGAAACTGTATGGTACCGATTGTTGGCattcaaaaacaataaattaatcaCAATTTGCAGAATGGATGTTCGGACAAATAATATCCATTTAGACTGCTCTCAAACATCTATTTTCTTTGTTACCAAAAATTCCTAGCCTAATACTCACATGCCTCATTTTCCTCGTCCATCTGCTGCTCCCCAGGAGGCCCATCCTTTTCCATGCAACGTTTCCTGTGTTTGTAATAAGTGGGTTGATCGCCGAAGCTTCTACCGCACACGGGACACGTGAACGGCCGCTCCCCGGTGTGCGTCCGTCTATGGTTCATCAGCTGACCCTTTTGGGCGAAACCTTTGTCGCAGAACTCACACTTGAAGCGTTTCTCGTCCTGGTGGATCAGCCGATGGCGCGAAAAGTTCGACTGCAAGCTGAACCGTTTCAGGCAGATGGTGCACTGCCACGGTTGCGACGGGTTGTGCGATTCCATATGATCCCGTAGCTGTGCGGCTGAGGCGAGATGTTTGCTGCAGACGCTACATACGAAGAGATCGGTGTGAACGTTTCGATGGGTGGTAAGCTGCTGCTCTTGGAGGAATCGCTCGGGACACTCCGGGCAGGTCAGATAGGGGTAGGTAACGTCCGCATGGTTATCGTTGATATGCTTCTGGAGGTCGCTGGAACGTGAGAAAACGTCCGAGCAGATCGCACACGGCATGCTCCGAGCAATGGCTTTCTGCTGGTTGAACTTAGCCATTTGGGTGTTGTGGTTCAGTACCCGATGTCTTGCGTATTGAGCTTGGGTCAGGAAGCGTTCCTCGCAGTAGCTGCACTCGTACGGTAGGAGGTTTTCGTGCAAAAACGAATGCTTGCTGAGGGCTGTTGATGTCTTGTAGGCGGAAGGACATTTGTCACATTTGTAGGGCCGTTCATTGGAATGCACAATGTAGTGCTTTTCCAGATTAGATTTGGTGGCAAATGTCTTGCCGCACAGTTTACAAGTTGCTGCCGGAAGTTTTTTGTGTTGGTACTGATCATGTTGCCTAAGCAAAGCATCGTTGAGGAAGATTTTTCCACACTGCTCGCACTGAAATATTTTCGCTCTGCGTTGGTATCGCTTCGGTAGAGTGTGGTTTGCCCCATGAACCTTGTTTTCGTGAATTTTCAGACTTTCCTTGGCGCTGAAGCAAAGTGAACAGAAAGCACATTTCCTGGGGCGAACCGTAACGTCGTGGCAACTCAAATGGCGATTGTAAATCGTAACTTTACCGAAGGTCTTGTTACAGTCATCACATCTATAGTCAATCTTACCGGCATGCGTTTCCGTTAAATGCGCTATCAGCTCGTCAATATTATCCTTAAATATATCGCAAATATAGCACTTCCTCTCCAGGATATCTCGCAAATATTCCTGTCTAGGGGGCTTCGGAGGCCCAGGCTTAGGGCCTCGTTTTTTCTTCGGGGTTATTTCTTTCGGGAAAACTTGTTTTCTTTGACGAACCTTTTTCGATTTAGGAACTGATTCTTGACTCTTTCGACCCACTTTCTTTCTACCAGTTTTCTGAAGTTTTGCCAATGGTACATCATCCTCGTCGCTAGATGATTGGATCTCAATAAAAGAATCAAGCTTTGCATTATTCTTAATATCTTTATGATCCGTTGCTTCGATTCTTGGTTTGTCTTTTTCGGCAATTTCCATAGCAGGACTTACCTCTCTCGATACAGGGCCGCGAAACACTTCTTCTGGTATCTCTTCCTTCGGCTCCATCAGTAAAGTTTCAACTTTTACATCGCCATCCAATGTTTGACACTCCTGCCGTGCAAAGCCCATCAGTTCCTTGAAATCCATTTCCTGCTGTAAAGTCTCCCGTGCCCAAGACTTCAGCACATCCACCTTTACCAGGCAGCGCTCGCAAATTTCCGTCAGAAAATCATCCGTCGCCAGCGATACCTTCATCACCGCCCGGATGGTGCTACTCAGCGATACGTGCTCCATCTTTCCCACCTTGGGAAACATCCGGGAACGTAGATCAAACTGAAGACACAACCGGCAGCTGGTTACGTCGACGATGTTTCCTTGACTGAAATAAGAAAAATGCGTCATTTCCAATGTGTAGCAGAGGTGCGACTTATTGAAGTGGGCcgccaaataaaaaaaaagtggatagggtaaaatgcccaatagtggacaccctagtagcggaattttgctcttgcTGTCATAAGAAGtagaagttttcaacatattaattttgCTTGATGTCTAATAACAAGTtatgcatctcctcttcacgatacatacataaaacactcaaatacacgacgttattagttgaaattaacattttaaagtctgattgaatttgccctatagtagactccctgggggtccataacaGGAAATTGCtttcctatagtcgacacttcatttgattttcatgtttcgtttcgggacgttcttgtTCCCTactatggaccccccaaaatattcctataatggacactcttgtgtttattatttatagaattgtaaaaagtcatctatttttacttcccatagcatttccaatgcatggaatcaaatcataggactgtaaggtaggttcttccgatggaatttcacagcaaaatgtatacattgtgctgtaataatgcaaaaatagctggagggtccactattggttgggggtctgCTATTTGGCACTTTAATCTAGTCAATGGTTTGAAGGAAGCAATAATGCGGTGAGTTACATCAACATTCGGGGTTTCCGTTTCAGGGTTAAGTACAAACGAAAAAAGCATTCGCAACTTACCGATCACGGAACAACGAAGGCTCCCGGTAGCCTATCATTCCTGAATACTCGTCCGTGGAAAAGTGCGACAGACACAGCTGCTGCTGCATCTGAAGTTGATGAGCATCGTTTTTATCGGTGCTGTTCGCCGACACCACCGGCCGTCCAGTTCCATACTCGATTACTTTCTTCCAGCGGTCCGCAAGCAGCGAATTACGCGGAAACTCAACCAGATATTCCTGCGCGGAGGAATCGCAACCGGGAACGATgcataacattattttttagcATTAATTTGCAATTCCTGACGCTGTTTTTCaagttttaaaacattttttacgaTAGACCAAAGACAGCTCGCACTATACGTGTGACAAATAAACACTAACATTGGGCGATTCGTTTGTCTTGTCAGAATATTCAAATTGCTCTAGTACTGTAAAATCATATGTTCTTTGCGGTATACAGTACTAGTTTTCCGCTGAGTTTTGCCACCAGCCCTGGTGTGTTGTGACAGATCTGAAATCTGACGACTGACAAGCAGTCAATTTTCCTCAAAACTCAAATCGAATTACATAAAAGTGAAGTGCCTGGGCTGAAAAACATTCTCGTAAAGTTTTCTTGCTTTTCCGCAATTTGCACCGATTCCGGATAATGGCATCGTTACTGCGTTCGATTGCCACGGTTGCccgcagtagcattctgaacGGAAATGGTAAGTTTCACTCCACGGGACCGAACTATTGTAAATGTTTGAGTTCTGAATTTTCTTCCCAACAGCTCTGTCTCGCGCAGCAGCCGCTCCATCATCCATCGTACGATTTAAGTCGGAAGCAGCAGCAGAAACTCGACGTAAGGATTTCAACTCTACACGATTTCCGTAGACTATATTTGAGTATGATTTGATTTTCCAGCAACGGTTCGCAAGCCGGACGCGGTAGCTCGCTCGGATTTGTCCGATTTCGGTAAGTACGTCGCCGAATGCTTGCCCAAGTATGTCCAGAAAGTGCAACTAACTGCCGGTGACGAGCTGGAAGTGCTAATTGCCTCCGAAGGTGTAGTGCCGGTACTCCAGTTCCTGAAGGACCACCACCAGGCTCAATTCGCCAATCTGGTAGACATTGCCGGCATGGATGTTCCAAGCCGCCAGTATCGGTTCGAAGTCATCTACAATATCCTTTCCCTGCGGTACAATTCCCGAATCCGGATCAAGACCTACACGGACGAACTGACGCCGATCGACTCGGTCAACGAAGTCTTCAAAGCGGCCAACTGGTACGAGCGGGAAATTTGGGACATGTACGGCGTGTTCTTCGCCAACCATCCCGATCTGCGCCGAATTCTGACTGATTATGGATTCGAGGGTCATCCGCAACGCCGCGATTTCCCTTTGAGTGGATACGTCGAGCTGCGGTATGACGACGAGAAGAAGCGAGTCGTTTGCGAACCGCTCGAGTTGGCCCAGGAGTTCCGCAAGTTTGATCTGTCGGCACCGTGGGAACAGTTCCCGAACTTCCGTGATGCTAATCCGCCCACCGAGGAGGTACCAACCAAGCCGGAGGAAAAGAAGTAAGAGCATTAGGGCAGTCGGGCCGATTGTATATGCACTTTTCGATAAAAGCTTAATGTAGATGTTGATTGAACACAATTCATGAATGCGCTTTTTATTGCATCCGAAAAAATCTGTTTAAATTTTTGGGTTTAATTCGAAAAGTCGATAACAATTGAAGTAGAATCTAAGTTGGGTAAAGTATTCAAATGCGATTTTAAAACCATCTGTGTCATGAAGATGTTTTGATTCATTATTGCAATGAATA comes from Armigeres subalbatus isolate Guangzhou_Male chromosome 2, GZ_Asu_2, whole genome shotgun sequence and encodes:
- the LOC134210812 gene encoding zinc finger protein 431-like translates to MLCIVPGCDSSAQEYLVEFPRNSLLADRWKKVIEYGTGRPVVSANSTDKNDAHQLQMQQQLCLSHFSTDEYSGMIGYREPSLFRDRQGNIVDVTSCRLCLQFDLRSRMFPKVGKMEHVSLSSTIRAVMKVSLATDDFLTEICERCLVKVDVLKSWARETLQQEMDFKELMGFARQECQTLDGDVKVETLLMEPKEEIPEEVFRGPVSREVSPAMEIAEKDKPRIEATDHKDIKNNAKLDSFIEIQSSSDEDDVPLAKLQKTGRKKVGRKSQESVPKSKKVRQRKQVFPKEITPKKKRGPKPGPPKPPRQEYLRDILERKCYICDIFKDNIDELIAHLTETHAGKIDYRCDDCNKTFGKVTIYNRHLSCHDVTVRPRKCAFCSLCFSAKESLKIHENKVHGANHTLPKRYQRRAKIFQCEQCGKIFLNDALLRQHDQYQHKKLPAATCKLCGKTFATKSNLEKHYIVHSNERPYKCDKCPSAYKTSTALSKHSFLHENLLPYECSYCEERFLTQAQYARHRVLNHNTQMAKFNQQKAIARSMPCAICSDVFSRSSDLQKHINDNHADVTYPYLTCPECPERFLQEQQLTTHRNVHTDLFVCSVCSKHLASAAQLRDHMESHNPSQPWQCTICLKRFSLQSNFSRHRLIHQDEKRFKCEFCDKGFAQKGQLMNHRRTHTGERPFTCPVCGRSFGDQPTYYKHRKRCMEKDGPPGEQQMDEENEACEY
- the LOC134210813 gene encoding NADH dehydrogenase [ubiquinone] iron-sulfur protein 3, mitochondrial, which codes for MASLLRSIATVARSSILNGNALSRAAAAPSSIVRFKSEAAAETRPTVRKPDAVARSDLSDFGKYVAECLPKYVQKVQLTAGDELEVLIASEGVVPVLQFLKDHHQAQFANLVDIAGMDVPSRQYRFEVIYNILSLRYNSRIRIKTYTDELTPIDSVNEVFKAANWYEREIWDMYGVFFANHPDLRRILTDYGFEGHPQRRDFPLSGYVELRYDDEKKRVVCEPLELAQEFRKFDLSAPWEQFPNFRDANPPTEEVPTKPEEKK